From Campylobacter upsaliensis, the proteins below share one genomic window:
- a CDS encoding NAD(P)-dependent alcohol dehydrogenase gives MSYKILENGRVQSKGFAMLSKDAKFTPFDFTRHALGERDILIKILYAGICHSDIHTARSEWGEATYPCVPGHEIAGEVVAVGKGVSQFKVGDYAGVGCMVNSCGECEACKQSQEQFCQRGQTIFTYNSKDIFHGGENTYGGYSNNIVVSENFAIKVPQNAPLEKVAPLLCAGITTYSPLKFSKVKEGFKVGVAGFGGLGVMAVKYALKMGASVSVFARNEKKKEEALKMGVSGFYASVRADEVKERFDLIISTIPTFYDVSAYLDLLKFGGEFAIVGLPPHDTMPSLSVKDLVYKAGKKVYGSLIGGIKETQEMMDFSLKHAIYPETELIKPYQIDEAYEKLTNGTAKFRYVIDMRNLE, from the coding sequence ATGTCATACAAGATTTTAGAAAATGGTAGGGTGCAAAGTAAGGGCTTTGCGATGTTAAGCAAGGACGCGAAATTTACGCCTTTTGACTTCACGCGCCACGCCTTAGGAGAAAGGGATATTTTAATCAAAATCCTTTACGCTGGAATTTGTCATAGCGACATACATACCGCAAGGAGTGAGTGGGGAGAGGCTACTTATCCTTGTGTGCCAGGACACGAAATCGCAGGTGAAGTTGTGGCTGTGGGTAAGGGCGTGAGCCAGTTTAAAGTGGGTGATTATGCAGGGGTTGGTTGTATGGTAAATTCTTGCGGTGAGTGCGAGGCGTGCAAACAAAGCCAAGAGCAGTTTTGCCAAAGAGGGCAGACCATTTTTACCTACAATAGCAAGGACATCTTTCACGGCGGTGAAAACACTTATGGAGGCTATTCAAATAATATAGTCGTGAGTGAAAATTTCGCCATAAAAGTGCCACAAAATGCCCCATTAGAAAAGGTTGCTCCTTTGCTTTGTGCGGGCATTACTACTTATTCTCCTTTAAAATTTAGCAAGGTTAAAGAGGGCTTTAAAGTCGGCGTGGCTGGCTTTGGAGGGCTTGGGGTAATGGCGGTTAAATACGCCTTAAAAATGGGTGCTAGTGTAAGCGTTTTTGCGAGAAATGAAAAGAAAAAAGAAGAAGCGCTTAAAATGGGTGTGAGTGGCTTTTATGCTAGTGTTAGGGCTGATGAAGTGAAGGAGAGGTTTGACCTTATCATCTCTACAATCCCAACTTTTTATGATGTGAGTGCGTATTTAGATTTACTCAAATTTGGGGGAGAATTCGCTATCGTAGGACTTCCACCGCACGATACTATGCCAAGCCTTAGCGTAAAAGATTTAGTGTATAAAGCAGGTAAAAAGGTTTATGGCTCACTCATAGGGGGCATTAAAGAAACGCAAGAGATGATGGATTTTTCACTCAAGCACGCAATTTACCCAGAAACAGAGCTTATCAAACCCTATCAAATCGATGAGGCTTATGAAAAACTGACTAACGGCACAGCAAAATTCCGCTATGTGATTGATATGAGGAATTTAGAGTAG